The following coding sequences lie in one Lacerta agilis isolate rLacAgi1 chromosome 4, rLacAgi1.pri, whole genome shotgun sequence genomic window:
- the LOC117044884 gene encoding zinc finger protein 420-like → MECGKSFSRNSSLTKHQKIHTGEKPYQCVECGKSFTENSNLTKHQRIHTGEKPHQCMECGKSFSRSSSLTSHQRIHTGEKPYQCVECGKSFISSHSLTTHHRIHTGEKPYQCVECGKSFIQGQNLTSHQRIHTGEKPHQCMECGKSFSRSSSLTSHQRIHTGEKPYQCLECGKSFSHGSTLTYHQRIHTGEKPYQCVECGKSFNENSDLTYHQRIHTGQKPYQCVECGKSFSQGQSLTSHQRIHTGEKPHQCVECGKSFSRRDILTSHQRIHTGEKPYHCVECGKSFSHGSTLTSHQRIHTGEKPYQCVECGKSFRHSYNLTYHKRIHTGEKPYQCMECGESFSHGSTLTSHRRIHTGEKPYQCVECGKSFSHGSNLTSHQRIHTGEKPYQCVECGKSFTENSKLTKHQRIHTGEKPYQSVECGRSFSMGSDLTSHQRIHTGEKPYQCVECGKSFSKSHNLTSHKRIHTGEKPYQCMECGESFSHGSTLTSHRRIHTGEKPYQCVECGKSFINCSKLTSHQRIHTGEKPYQCVECGKSFTENSKLTKHQRIHTGEKPYQCVECGKSFSKSHNLTSHQRIHTKVGKSFII, encoded by the coding sequence atggaatgtggaaagagcttcagtaggaactcctctctcactaagcatcagaaaattcatacaggggagaaaccctatcagtgtgtggaatgtggaaagagcttcactgaaaaCTCcaatctcactaagcatcagagaattcatacaggggagaaaccccatcagtgcatggaatgtggaaagagcttcagtaggagctcctctctcacttcccatcaaagaattcatacaggggagaagccctatcagtgtgtggaatgtggaaagagcttcattagcAGCCATAGTCTCACtacccatcacagaattcatacaggggagaaaccttatcagtgtgtggaatgtggaaagagcttcattcaaggccaaaatctcacttcccatcaaagaattcatacaggcgagaaaccccatcagtgcatggaatgtggaaagagcttcagtaggagctcctctctcacttcccatcaaagaattcatacaggggagaaaccctatcagtgcctggaatgtggaaagagcttcagtcatggcTCAACTCTCACttaccatcagagaattcatacaggagagaagccctatcagtgtgtggaatgtggaaaaagcttcaatgAAAACTCCGATCTCacttaccatcaaagaattcatacagggcagaaaccttatcagtgtgtggaatgtggaaagagcttcagtcaaggccaaagtctcacttcccatcaaagaattcatacaggggagaaaccccatcagtgtgtggaatgtggaaagagcttcagtcggagggacattctcacttcccatcaaagaattcatacaggagagaaaccctatcactgtgtggaatgtggaaagagcttcagtcatggctcaactctcacttcccatcagagaattcatacaggggagaaaccgtatcagtgtgtggaatgtggaaagagcttccgtcacaGCTACAATCTCACTtaccataaaagaattcatacaggggagaaaccttatcagtgcatggaatgtggagaGAGCTTCAGTCATGGCTcaactctcacttcccatcgaagaattcatacaggggagaaaccctatcagtgtgtggaatgtggaaagagcttcagtcatggctcaaatctcacttcccatcagagaattcatacaggagagaaaccctatcagtgtgtggaatgtggaaagagcttcactgaaaaCTCCAAACTCACTAAgcaccagagaattcatacaggggagaaaccttatcagtctgtggaatgtggaaggagcttcagtatGGGCtctgatctcacttcccatcaaagaattcatacaggggagaaaccttatcagtgcgtggaatgtggaaagagcttcagtaagagccacaatctcacttcccataaaagaattcatacaggggagaaaccttatcagtgcatggaatgtggagaGAGCTTCAGTCATGGCTcaactctcacttcccatcgaagaattcatacaggggagaaaccctatcagtgtgtggaatgtggaaagagcttcattaatTGCTCaaagctcacttcccatcagagaattcatacaggagagaaaccctatcagtgtgtggaatgtggaaagagcttcactgaaaaCTCCAaactcactaagcatcagagaattcatacaggggagaaaccttatcagtgcgtggaatgtggaaagagcttcagtaagagccacaatctcacttcccatcaaagaattcatacaaaggTTGGAAAATCCTTCATTATATAA